CTGGAGAAGATCGGCCTGGACGTGAAGGGTCGCGGGTTGCACTTGGCCGCACTTCGGGTGGACGATATTTGCGGGTAATATATGTGCCAGATCCAGAGCCAAATAGTGTATTCGTGATTACGGCATATGAGCTTCGCGGTAAGCCACTCACAGCTTATAGGCGTCGTCGCAGGAGGAAAGGCAAATGAAACAGAATAAATTCCCCCCTGGATGGGACGCGGAACGCGTCAAGCGGGTCCTTGTCCACTATGAATCGCAAACGGAAGAAGAGGCTGTGGCAGAGGACGAGGCCGCGTTTGAGGCGGCAGATCAGACCATCATGGAAGTCCCCACTGAACTCGTTCCTAAGGTTCGAGAGTTGATCGCCAAACACCGGGCCGCATGAGGCACGGTGAACCGTCGCACTGGAACCGACTCCTGCTGCCTCTGCTCTTGCCTCGCTGTGGGTCATTAGGGAAAATCTACGAAGAGGATTAAGGCGACATGAGGCGAGAGTACAAGCGCTCCGACTTCTCGAAGCTCGAACGGGGAAAGTTCTATGCGGAAGTGGCGAAAGGCACGTCGGTCGCGCTCCTTGAACCGTCGATTGCGAAGGCATTTCCGACATCGCGGACCGTCAATGAGGCCTTGTCAGGACTCCTGGAACTGACGAAGAAGACGTCACGCATAACCCGCCGCCCAATTCGAACGCGCGCCAAAGCCGCGCGTGTCGCCTAGCAGCACGTTCAGCCGACCGCCGGAGAGCAACATCATGGCGGGGTCAGCTCTCCATGGCCAGGACGCGGAGCATCTCTTCGTGGAGTAGGCCGTTGCTGGCGACGATCTGGGGATTCGAGAGGACATGCGGCCCACCGCGCAGATCGGTGACCCGGCCGCCCGCCTCCGTGACCATCAGCGAGCCGGCCGCCATGTCCCACGGGTACAGTTTCAGCTCCCAGAAACCATCGAACCGGCCGGCGGCGACATAACACAGGTCGAGGGCGGCAGAGCCGGGACGGCGAACGCCCTGAGCCCGCTTCATGAACCTCACGAAATAATCCAGGTTGTTCTGCGTGGCGCCTGCGACGTCATTCGGAAAGCCGGTGGCCAACAGGGCATCCGGCATCGTGCCGATGGCCGAAACCTGTAATCGCTTGCCGTTCAAAAACGCCCCTGCGCCTCGCTCGGCAGTAAACAGCTCCTCTAGGTTCGGATCGTAGACTAACCCAAAGATCAACTCACCGTCTTTTTCCACGCCGATCGACACCGAAAAACAGGGGTAGCCGTGGGCGTAATTCGTGGTGCCATCCAGCGGATCCACGAGCCAGCGGTATCCGGAGTCGCCCTCCAGCCTGGTCCCCTCCTCACACACTACACTGTGATGGGGCAGCTTTCTTCGGACCAGGTCGGCGATCGCCTCCTCCGAGCGGCGATCTATATCGGTGACAAGGTTCTTCACACCCTTAAATTCGATGGTTGGCTTCTGCTCCAATCCTTGACGAAGGATCGCGCCCGCCTCCTTCGCGGCCCGCAGCGCCACCATGCGTATCATGTCAATGTCCATCTGGCCTCCTTGTGAAAATTAGTGTTAGTGTACCACATTCGGCGAGCAGTGTCGAAGCCTTGTCGCCCCGCCATCTCGCGTTGCTCCGGGCAAGGGGTGATGATAAGATGTGTGTGGACTCTCGTAGTCGGCATCGCACGCAGGGGACACGTTCGCAAAGACCACGGTCATGGCCATCGTCTGGAAGTGCCTCATCTGCGGCTACCACCATCAGGGTGATCGGCCGCCGGACCACTGCCCGAACTGCGGCGCACCGAGGGAAGAGTTCGTCCTCGTGGAGGAGGACTGATCACTGTTGAAGCCTTTTGCGCATCGGATGAGGAGGAATGACGCCTCATGAGCCTCCCGTCAAGGCGCCCACCACGTAAGCATAGGAAAGGCAGATGAT
The Candidatus Methylomirabilis sp. DNA segment above includes these coding regions:
- a CDS encoding rubredoxin-like domain-containing protein → MAIVWKCLICGYHHQGDRPPDHCPNCGAPREEFVLVEED
- a CDS encoding DUF4258 domain-containing protein, with amino-acid sequence MEVEQALQRAGEDRPGREGSRVALGRTSGGRYLRVIYVPDPEPNSVFVITAYELRGKPLTAYRRRRRRKGK
- a CDS encoding inositol monophosphatase family protein, giving the protein MDIDMIRMVALRAAKEAGAILRQGLEQKPTIEFKGVKNLVTDIDRRSEEAIADLVRRKLPHHSVVCEEGTRLEGDSGYRWLVDPLDGTTNYAHGYPCFSVSIGVEKDGELIFGLVYDPNLEELFTAERGAGAFLNGKRLQVSAIGTMPDALLATGFPNDVAGATQNNLDYFVRFMKRAQGVRRPGSAALDLCYVAAGRFDGFWELKLYPWDMAAGSLMVTEAGGRVTDLRGGPHVLSNPQIVASNGLLHEEMLRVLAMES